The following proteins are encoded in a genomic region of Cryptomeria japonica chromosome 11, Sugi_1.0, whole genome shotgun sequence:
- the LOC131066072 gene encoding ricin B-like lectin R40G2, which translates to MFGRHEEVEVPGEIVKIYCEANPEYYLTAREYDDVGLAPRDESNPHQQWIMDVTWGTKVRDEAGFPAFALVNKATRQALRHGIEDNEKVHTSPYSKEEVNEALLWTQSDDVGNGYKCIRPVDNTNLNLDANHGDQESGGIREGTDLILFKWKKHENQKWKIVPIFNSVTQDEGYQVAGARYGEDKYGGAPYGEEKHATNYGGAPYGEEKYGTGVSNYGDSTYGEEKYGTGVSNYGDSTYGEDKYGGAPYEEEKYGTGVTNYGGAAYEEGPAHVVKTHHQNDFPEATDYQEDPAYVLHTHHDDDFPEHIPQGQVVRIYCEQSPDHFMTLRNGEVVLTLGDADDISQHWIKVDEWGNQIKDEAGFPAFALVSKANLKALKHGNQEWDKVDLSYYNANDSDESILWTQSADVGHGYQCIRPVGNIHLNLDAKLADGKYGNIEDGNELILFGWKKQKNQKWKMLPVD; encoded by the exons ATGTTTGGTAGACATGAGGAGGTTGAGGTCCCAGGGGAAATTGTCAAGATTTATTGTGAAGCTAACCCAGAATACTACTTAACTGCAAGAGAATACGATGATGTGGGGCTTGCACCTCGTGATGAATCCAATCCTCATCAG CAATGGATCATGGATGTAACGTGGGGTACAAAGGTGAGGGATGAAGCTGGTTTTCCAGCGTTTGCCCTTGTAAACAAGGCTACTCGTCAGGCTTTGAGGCATGGCATTGAAGATAATGAAAAG GTTCACACATCTCCATATTCAAAGGAAGAAgtaaatgaagctcttctttggaCTCAGAGTGATGATGTTGGCAATGGTTACAAATGTATACGTCCAGTGGATAACACAAACCTTAATTTGGATGCAAATCATGGTGATCAGGAAAGTGGAGGCATACGAGAAGGAACAGATCTTATTCTTTTTAAATGGAAAAAACATGAAAACCAAAAGTGGAAGATTGTGCCTATCT TTAATTCAGTTACTCAAGATGAAGGATATCAAGTAGCAGGTGCAAGATATGGTGAAGATAAGTATGGTGGTGCACCGTATGGAGAAGAGAAGCATGCCACAAACTATGGTGGGGCACCATATGGAGAAGAAAAGTATGGAACTGGTGTCTCAAATTATGGTGATTCGACATATGGAGAAGAGAAGTATGGAACTGGTGTCTCAAATTATGGTGATTCAACATATGGAGAAGATAAGTATGGAGGTGCACCATATGAAGAAGAAAAATATGGAACTGGCGTCACAAACTATGGAGGTGCTGCCTATGAAGAGGGTCCAGCACATGTTGTAAAAACACATCATCAGAATGATTTCCCAGAAGCTACAGATTATCAAGAAGATCCAGCTTATGTTTTACACACACATCATGATGACGATTTCCCAGAGCACATCCCTCAAGGCCAAGTTGTGAGGATTTACTGTGAACAAAGTCCTGATCATTTCATGACTCTTCGTAATGGTGAAGTTGTTCTTACACTGGGTGATGCAGATGACATTTCCCAG CACTGGATCAAGGTTGATGAATGGGGGAATCAAATAAAGGACGAAGCAGGTTTCCCAGCCTTTGCATTGGTTAGCAAGGCAAATTTGAAGGCTTTAAAACATGGCAACCAAGAATGGGACAAA GTTGATCTATCGTATTACAATGCAAATGATTCGGATGAATCTATTCTGTGGACACAAAGTGCAGATGTTGGACATGGATATCAGTGTATACGTCCTGTTGGTAACATTCATTTGAATCTAGATGCGAAGCTTGCTGATGGAAAGTATGGAAATATTGAAGATGGAAATGAGTTGATTCTGTTTGGGTGGAAGAAACAGAAGAACCAGAAATGGAAAATGCTTCCAGTTGATT AA